The following proteins come from a genomic window of Trifolium pratense cultivar HEN17-A07 linkage group LG4, ARS_RC_1.1, whole genome shotgun sequence:
- the LOC123923999 gene encoding agamous-like MADS-box protein AGL80, giving the protein MARGKVKLSFIVSDEARKATYKKRKNSLLKKVDELSTLCGIEACAIVYGPYEPEPEIWPTTCGVQRVLSKFRTMPEFEKTKKMFNQEAFMKQRLTKAEEQLKRLRKNNKDIEMKNLMSQCIKEGKVVHNNMSMLDLNALNWLIDQNLKDISRRMEAKNLHQKHIIGNQSQVQLQMSYVPPPPPAITSSKEGMSMVLIGDGHVEMIINNDDITQEKLFMDSMINGN; this is encoded by the coding sequence ATGGCTAGAGGAAAGGTGAAACTTTCGTTCATTGTTAGTGATGAAGCTAGGAAAGCAACATATAAGAAAAGGAAGAATAGTCTATTGAAGAAGGTTGATGAACTAAGCACGCTTTGTGGAATTGAAGCATGTGCTATAGTTTATGGCCCTTATGAGCCCGAACCAGAGATTTGGCCAACAACGTGTGGAGTCCAACGCGTGCTCTCAAAATTCAGGACAATGCCTGAATTTGAGAAGaccaaaaaaatgtttaatcAAGAGGCTTTCATGAAACAAAGGTTAACGAAGGCCGAGGAACAACTAAAGAGACTGAGGAAAAACAACAAAGACATAGAGATGAAAAATCTCATGTCTCAATGTATTAAAGAAGGTAAGGTTGTGCACAATAATATGTCAATGCTTGATTTGAATGCTCTTAATTGGTTGATTGATCAGAATTTGAAGGACATAAGTAGAAGGATGGAAGCGAAAAATCTTCATCAAAAACATATCATAGGTAACCAAAGCCAAGTCCAACTCCAAATGTCATATGTTCCGCCACCACCACCAGCAATAACATCGAGCAAGGAAGGAATGTCGATGGTGCTGATAGGTGATGGCCATGTTGAGATGATCATAAATAATGATGACATCACGCAAGAGAAGTTATTTATGGACTCGATGATTAATGGTAATTAA